Proteins encoded within one genomic window of Pongo pygmaeus isolate AG05252 chromosome 4, NHGRI_mPonPyg2-v2.0_pri, whole genome shotgun sequence:
- the NKD2 gene encoding protein naked cuticle homolog 2 isoform X2, protein MGKLQSKHAATARKRRESPEGDSFVASAYACGRKSSEEAERRARDKQELPNGDPKEGPFREDQCPLEVALPPEKAEGREHPGQLLSADDGERAANREGPRGPGGQRLNIDALQCDVSVEEDDRQEWTFTLYDFDNCGKVTREDMSSLMHTIYEVVDASVNHSLGSSKTLRVKLTVSPEPSSKRKEGPPAGQDREPTRCRMEGELAEEPRVADRRLSAHVRRPSADPQPCSERGPYCVDENTERRNHYLDLAGIENYTSRFGPGSQLCKKRSSAPRTHSGDKARGVGLCRELWSQAGHPRWPGPFPSGLVAV, encoded by the exons ATGGGGAAACTGCAGTCGAAGCACG CCGCCACCGCCCGCAAGCGGAGAGAGAGCCCGGAAG GAGACAGCTTCGTGGCGTCCGCGTACGCGTGCGGCCGCAAAAGCTCGGAGGAAGCGGAGCGGCGCGCGCGGGACAAGCAG GAGCTGCCCAACGGGGACCCCAAGGAGGGGCCTTTCCGGGAGGACCAGTGTCCCCTAGAGG TGGCACTCCCCCCTGAGAAAGCTGAGGGCCGCGAGCACCCGGGACAACTCCTCAGCGCAGATGACGGAGAGAGGGCAGCAAACCGCGAGGGCCCGCGAGGACCGGGCGGGCAGCGCCTCAACATTGAC GCACTCCAGTGCGATGTCTCGGTGGAGGAGGACGACCGCCAGGAGTGGACGTTCACACTCTACGACTTTGACAACTGCGGGAAGGTCACCAGGGAG GACATGTCCAGCCTCATGCACACCATCTATGAGGTCGTGGATGCCTCGGTCAACCACTCCTTGGGCAGCAGCAAGACCCTCCGTGTGAAGCTAACCGTCAGCCCCGAGCCCTCCAGCAAGAGGAAGGAGGGTCCTCCTGCTGGCCAGG ACCGGGAGCCCACCCGTTGCAGGATGGAGGGTGAACTGGCAGAGGAGCCAAGGGTGGCTGACAGGAGGTTGTCTGCACACGTCAG GAGGCCCAGCGCTGACCCCCAGCCCTGCTCGGAGCGGGGGCCCTACTGCGTGGACGAGAACACGGAGCGCAGAAACCACTACCTGGACCTCGCCGGGATTGAGAACTACACGTCCAGATTCGGCCCTG GATCTCAGCTGTGCAAGAAGAGAAGCTCCGCTCCCAGGACACACAGTGGGGACAAGGCTAGAGGAGTCGGCCTTTGCAGGGAGCTGTGGAGCCAGGCAGGTCACCCCCGGTGGCCGGGCCCCTTCCCTTCAGGGCTGGTGGCCGTCTGA